The genomic interval ttttagCACTGAGATTAGCCAGAAACTGTATCCATAGTGACAGCACGTAGTATCTCATGATTCAGGTCTCACACTCAGGTGACTGAGTATCTGTTATCACCTCTGTCACAAGCTCTCGAGCAAACTTAGGCAAAACACCCTTTGCCTCCACCCCCAAAGTGTAAAAGAGGGAACAGCAATTCTTCACAAGATCATTCTTCTCCTGCACAACAGCACTGAAGGAAACCAGCACATCCAAAAGAAACATGTACAGTTTTCCTTCTATGCCCATAAAAGTTTAAGCATCTATATGGGAAAGACATTCAAAATGTCCTGCTGGATGCCAATATTAAAGACAATAAGTCAGTTTTGTAATAGAGTTCCATGAGCTCCTGCTGGTCACTTGTAACAACAGAACACTATTTCTGCTCCATACTGTACCCTTTGCCCAGCCTTCACCAATATAAAACCATAACAATGTACTTGCCTGATCCTGCAGAAAAAGGATTTCACCTGGGCATACTCATACAGAGAAGCTAACAAGAAGAACACATTGAAAGTATCAGTTATTATCTATAAAAAGCTCACACCTAACAGAACTATTTTAAATTCTGCAGTCTCCAGACTTTCTGAGCAAGACCAAAGTCCCACAACCTGCTCTTTATCAGCTACCGAATGAGCTGTTCAACAGTCTGCTCCCACCTCAAATGCTATCTCAGCTCTCCAGCCCACTCACTCTTGGAGAAATGGCTGACCTGGAACTAAATTCAGAGGAAACACATATCATCTAAAAAACTCCTTTCCCCAGTGCACCACTATGGAAAGGAAGGGCAAAAAATTCCTGGTTTTGAGAGCCATGTACCAAAACAGAAAGAGTTATGGGGAGAGGAAAATTCAGTAACAGTTCACAGCAATAAAAACCCAATTCCATAGGGGTGCCACTACTCTGCTGGGTAAGCACATGACTGGCTTCCCAGTTGTGGAATCCCTGGCACATTAGCAGCCTCGGATGTCTCATGTCCTTTGGCAGCAAGAATTTTGGACTTCCCATTTCTGATGCCAGAACAGCCCCACAGCTACATGGGCAAACAACATGGCCTTGGCATGCAAGCTACAGTTGAATTGCTCACAAATAACACAGGACTCAAAAGACACCATTTAGGCATGTCCAGCACTAAATAGCAAGTCAGCTTAAAACTTGGGTTCAGTGAGCTGTGTTCACAGCAAGCAGACCATAAAGACAAAGCACTGAAGCAATCGTAAGACATGGATTAAACAACTCTAAGCTCACAATTAGAGACCTTTAGTTTCTTTTCAAATCAGCGGTATTTGGAATGAGTAAGATGGTACACAAAACAATGAAGTATTACTTACTCCAAGAGTTAAGCCTCTAGGAAGCTAGCCAGGACTAAGTGCATAGCTACTCGAGTTTTCTAAGTGGAAAGGGAACAAGTGTTGCCGATGTATGTTGCTGGCATAAGCATTTGCAACTAACAACTATTCTATCCTCATtctgcaaagacagaaagacacaTAAAGCATTTAAGAGCGTTGCCAAGTCCCACCTGTTTGACTATCCATGTTCCAAAGCGGCAGGTGGGACTGATCAGTGTGTGTGTAGAACACACTCACATCCCGAGGGACAAGCAGCTCTACAAACCGGGAGGAGTCCAACACTTTCTTCTTACAGTTTAGAATGGATGCTGCCTGCTCAGAAATGTGCACTATGCGtccagaaagcaaggaaaacacaGCCACAAACGTGTCCTGGAAAACAGACAGTGTTAAAGGCAACCCTCCCCCAACACATAGTAGCAATATTGTAAGGataaaaaaccaaccccacccTAAACCAACCAATCAAACtaaaacccaccacaacccaagACAGAGGTTCAAAAACATGTTCTTAGCATCCAATTAAAGTTGTATGTGAGCTACTACAATCTCCAATGCTACAGTAGCTTACTCCTGATTTACAAATCCTAAGAAGACTGCAATATCAGAACTGAAACAGATTACAGCGATGCTTGCCATTGTCCAGAATGACTGGTTATCCCTCCGCACACTTCTTTGCAAATCTCACACAATTCCATGTACAAAAGTGTTTGGAGAACTTCTCAAGTATAAAGCATTTGCAATGTATCTGATACAGCATCTAACAGCACTGAATTGCAAGAAACACTCTTTTCTTTGAAGCACAGCCAGAAAGCACGACACATACCGcaaatcaagagaaaaaaagttaaatccaGGAGTACAAATAGAAACAAAGTCCTTCACAGCTATGGACTTGACCGACTTTGAAAACTTTCTGTTGTCTGTCTCAAGGGATTACTATGCTGTAAATGAATTCTCACACACGATTCTCAAAGAGATATGTATTGCTTCTGGGGTTGGGGTGGGAAAGAAAACCTGGTATTTTTTCACTTACTGCTGTTGGGTACCCTGAGTCAGCACAGAAAAGTAGTAGTCTTGATCTAcctttaaaaccacaaaagccTGTTGGGCTAAAACTTAAAAGGCTTTTCAATTTTACACATTCTATTTCCTCAAAACGATGTTAAGGAGACTAAATAGAGAGTGAAATAGCATGTGATGAACTCCTTGAGTGTCCCTGAATTCCTTACAGTGTTTTTTGGAGTGTGTTCAGATGCAACTGCCACCAACTCTTCTATGCTGTATGTCATCCCATCTGTCTGAAACACTCTTCGGTCATTCAGAGCCTGGAAAAAGTCATTGTTTgctaattgaaaaaaaaagaaaaacaagaaaagcaaaacaaacacaaggaAGTCAGTAAGGAGActatttttgaagtatttcttaCAGCCCTTGTacttttgtcatctttttggTGAAGTCCAAAGTGAGATGAGGAACGTCTGTGTAGTgacaaaggaaaagggaatacCAATTATACTATCGGAGCAACCTATTTATGTTAGAGAAAACAAGCACGAGGAAGTAGAAAGGACAGAACATGATGGCAAAAGAACAATTTTAGCTACTTAGTTCTGTTGGAAAACAGAGACTATCcaataatttttcaaagtatGACAGGAAGGCTGTTTTTTCAATATACACAGAGAGTTAAGAGTAAGCACCTATTAGCTGTAGGattctgaagaaaagagaagcagcaggtggGCATTTCAATAGAAAAGATAAcaggattatttaaaaaagaaaaacaacccacagCGCTTCAGAAAGTCAATTGTTTGCAGGTTAACTGGAatactttaatttattttgatgttaTTTGTTGCCAGACCGAGCTGCTGTATAGCTTCTATGCTTCCAGATTTTTTCTACACGTACCTTGGACCTGTTGGACGCACTGCAAGGCATAGTTGAGAGCACTGATGGTACTGGGCTTGCTGGAACTCCTTTTCTCTTCAGGCAAACaccttttaatttcttggaTCATCATCATCAGATCTCTGTGAGACTGGCTCCAATTCAGCTGCTCACTGTTAAACACAGGTTGAACTTTACCAGAGACTTGTGGTAcaggagctttttttttctgtcaactACTTACGATTATTCactaaattaacattttctggGCTCAGCTGTAGAGTAGCAGAATATCCAGAAATGTCCTAATGCTCATTCACTACGTTTCCTGATGTATCTTTCTCACTTATTTCCTACTTAACCTTATGTCCTGTACTTTCCCCCTTTCCAACTCCGACATGTCACTGGATGGCAAAGTCACATCACAACCAATCTGCTCGCTAAGGTGCTGAGCAACTAAAAGCGAGCTGACATTTACTCTGGATTTTCTATATCTCAGCAGTATTAAAATCATGAACAGATGCTGATTGTTTCTGTGTGTAAGTCTTTCTAGCCTTGAGGTCTGCATTGAGGGAAATGTGAGGTCCTCAAAATACACCTGATGCCAGGATCTCATTCCTCATGTGACTCCGGAGTCTTCTCAACAGAAACCTCAGCCTCAGCAGCTGCAAGGTTACTGTCAGCTGCAAAATCTCCCTCTTCTTACTTTTGCTTATTTCACTGACTGAAAAACAAGCAGTCAAAATCCTCAAAATGCAGATTGATTCTAATCCTACAGATCGGATACGAACACCAtgattttaaataacttttggcggtttggcatttttatttgcagcaCACTTACTAAATAAATCACTAAGGAAGTTCAAGTGCAGCCTGTTAACTTTACATGCCAGTTCAACGTTGCATAAATTGTAGCTCCTGAACGGCTGGGATTTTCTTAATAATAACAGCACCTCACAATTTCTGAACTTTCAGGAAAACTACAAAGTCATTTCTGCTTTGCTACTGCTAGAGCCAGCCTTCAGCCGCGGCCGCCAGCGCGGGCGCGGCAGGGCCAGGAAgagccgggccgggggcaggAGGCCGgagccggggcagccccgcagcaCCGAACCGCCCCCGAGCGCAGCCCCCGCCTCCCCAGGCTCCGCGCAGCGACCGGGGCCGCGGCTGGACGCGCCGCCAGTTACCTGCGAGCTCCGCACCGCCTCGCCCAGCTCCCCGCCGAGCCGCCGCCCGGCGCCGCGGGCGATTCCCCGCCGGAGCTggcccccgcggccgcccgccgctcccccagccccgctgccccgcgctgcccggccGCGTCCATCGCCGCCCCGCGGAGCGTGGCGAGCCCGGGGCACGGGCCCCACCGGCGGCGGCGCTGACACCGCCTCGGGGGAGgagcggcccccgccgccgagCCCACCGCCCTCTCGGggtcccccccccgccccgggccgccaGCGCGGATGGCAGCGGCCGGGCCACCGCCTGCTCccgcctcctgcccccccccccccccccccccccccccggttaCGTAACGGCGGCCGCAcgcggcggccccgctcccccacACGGCGGCCACGTGCGCCGCGCGCCACACGGACTAGGCGGAGCCACTGGCAGGGTCGGAGCCACTTTATTGGAGGAAAAcggagcggcggggcggagcCAGGGGCCGTGAGGGGCATCTCCCCGCCCCCTCACGCGCCGCTGCACGCGGCCCCCGTGcgagccccggccccgccgccacgtgcggccccgcccccgggcgGCAGCAGCGCCCCCTGACGACGAGGCCGGGACAGCGCGGCTCTCCCGCTACCGGCCACCCCGCGGCTCGGTCCCCACTATGGCACCGGGAGGGGcgggcgaggaggaggaggcggcggcccAGAACCGTCCACGGAGCCTGTAACCGGTTACAGCAGCGACCGTGGAAATTCCCGGGCCGAATCCCCCTCGACAGCTCCGCGCCCCTCTATCAAGGCACTGTGCACGTGGCTGGCTGTGCTTGTTAGTAATTAGTGACAGGAGTGTCTTAAGGCAACCAGGTAAAGTTAGTTAGCATTTCGGTAATCAAAATAGGTTTGCTTTGAACAGCAGTGCGTGGGCTGGAAGGACAGCAGGCTCCAAGCGGAGAGGCATCAGGTGGCACCTTCAGCTGATCCCAGCTTCCTCCCGTAACTCACGAACTCACAGACCagactacaaaagaaaaagtaggaCAAAGGGTGTTCTCCTTCAGCCCATCAACCACAGCAACCCTGCATTTTAAGAACTTTAGGTATTGGGGATTTAAGAGTTTTTCCCATCTTGGTTTTCCTAGCTTTAGTCTCCCCTGGTGCCTGTGTGCCGACACTTCTCACCCAGGACAATGTTACCTGTTGCCAAACATTACCGCAGCGTCTGTTACTGTATTACAGCACAAGCTTCAGCTTCTTCCTCCCATGAAATACTTGGGGGTTATGTGAGAATTACACCAGCGAGTGAGTGGTACATTCCCTGCCTCGCTATTCCAACCCAACACTGCTATACCTTCACCCAGCAGCCAAGCCTCTACTTGTAGAATGCCTCCGGGCTACAGACCTGCTGCACTGAAAAGGGTTCATCCCGAAAGAAGCTGAGACAGATGGAAAGCAGCTTCCAAACAAGGGAGGTACATGGCATTCCTCCTTATACTTCTGCAATCTGCAGCTGTAAAAAGCTGAGGTTGCTCCTGGTTTCCAAGCCCTTGCTATTTGCACCTCACCTGTGTGCCACTGCACAGGCCTTGGAGATTGAGCTAttccagctcccacagcccGCCATTCATTGTGGGCAACAGCTGTTAAAGCAGTCACTGCTATTTCAAATTAATGTCTTATGTGCTATCATGTGGGTATCCTGGCTTTACTTCCACTGTACCAGTCAGTGAATCAACATCATCTATTCCATCTCTGTGAGAAATCCCCATCTGGATGAAACTTACcaataatgatgatgatgacaatgAGAACAACAGCTATCAATATTGCCCACATCTGTGAAAAAAGCCATACAACACTTACTAcaaactgcagagcagcattAACCGGTCTTTAGGGTGCAGGAAAGCAGCCCCTGCAAGGTGCTTTTGCACTGTGCGCCAGATCTAACAAGGCAAGTAGAACTTCTTCAGCAAGCAAGCTTGCTTCACTACAGCTTGGAGATGGGGGGCCACGCACGCAGGCAAAGCAGACCAACAGCCTCTTTTTCACTGAGCCTCCGTGCAAAGCCTGTTTCAGGTGACTATACAAGCAGGAGTCAAGAACTACTAAACATCATTTCTACTCTTACCCTATACTGCCTCTTTCAGAGTCTTGCTGCTCACCGAAGAGGATTCCAACCTTCGCCAACAGCTACAAGTACAGAAGTCTCCGGAAGCTCCTTCTACTTCAATGCTTCCTGCACATTAACTCAACCTATGCTTTTTTGGCCTTCCTGTTCCCCAAAGCCTCAGGTTACTGAAGCATTTCCCTCTGGCCATGACCATCTTAGATAAGGTTCCCGCATCAAGTGGCACAGCTGGTAATCCAGCTCATGGTTACTTCACCTAACCACTAtgccatattttaaaaacacagatgcTGGAACTGAAATAACATTGGCTAAagtctcttttccttctgcattttgaGACACAAACTGTAATGGCATTAACTGCAACACTGCGTAGCATAAATACACAAGCCATGGTTACCTTACAGTTCTTCCACCAATACTTCCTTTTCAGCTTGGCTGCACTGGTCTCAAACTGGGATGCTCCTGCTTGCAGCGCATCAGCACGGTCATCCAGCTCTGACAGCTTCTGATCTCGCTCCAGCACCTTGTCCACATTCACTCTCATGATGTCAACCACCTACATCAATTTAATGTTTACAGTAAGTCACCAGCTGCATCACCCACTACTGAACTGCAGGCAACAGACAGCAACACACAGTACTCTTCATGCTCTCTTCTCACGAGGTAAGAGCTACTGCCTTTTAGTATATCCAGTCATAAGGTGAAACAAAACTCACCTGCAGCTGGAAGCCCAATATCTACTTTAAAACGTTAGTCATGCCAGGCATTCCCTTAAACCCGGGAAATAAATCCCGACTCACTTCAGCAGTCGAGATGTATAAACATGATAGTCAACCATGTGTCAAAAGAATACTGTCAGTAGCCAGCCTCGACTTTGGACTCCTCAAATCTGGACATGTCATATTTGGCAGTCAGCCTTCATTGCTACTGATGAGAGAAAGGCTTGTTCTCTGTAAGAGCAAAAGTTTTTATCTTTACTTATGCCAAATCCTCAAGCACTGACCGCAGCTAGTGTTTGGACACCGGTAACCTCTCTCTACTGCCCCACTCCAGCTgaatgggtattttttttttaaacctttgcAAGAGTTAAGATGACACAAGTATAATAAAGCAAGCTGAATGATATTAGGCTTCTCTGTCGTATAACGAAGGGGAACCTGCTTTGGCCAAAATATCCCTTCCAGTTATACTGGTGTCCTGAAGGACAACAATGACACTGCTATCAGACTAGACTTTTACCTCATCTACTTGGTGTTGAGTCTGCTGAAGACGACGGTTACCACCAGCAGCCACATTTGAGCTTCCAGGAATAGTGGCTgacctgcagcaaagaaaatcaCCATTATTCTGTTTAGCTTTTGATAGGTTGTGGGTTTGGCTTTAAGCGGATATGCTTAGAGTACACAAGTTATctcattttcctgaaaacaggaaaCTTGTATTCCTAGAACAAATATGGGGCAGTTTCCTATTAGAGAAGTGATGTCTTAACAGCTGGTAATAGGTGTAAGTCATGCAGCATCCCAAACATCTTGCTTGATGTGCtaaaagacagcagcagcttgctAATGCTGGTTTACAGTAAGGCATATGGCAATTCCCTGTGAAATTGTTCACAGAGCCCAGACATTCCAGAGTCTAGGCTCAGGGCTGTTCCTCTTCTCCAGTATGAACACAAATACTGCACTTCAAGTTAGAGCAGttcacaaaaaattaaatacagaaagttAACGGTTATTCTAACTGTGTGCTCTTCCAGTGGTTGCCTCCATCCCCGTTCTTTTGAAACGGCCAACAGGGAGCAAGAGAaagcacaaggaagaaaaggcaCCCAGCATACACAATTTACCTCCAATCAGTCTGAATTCATACTCTCAGGCAGTCGAGTTCTTTTTACCAGCTGCAACACCCTTCACCTTTGTAACAGACACAAGAGCCTCCGTACACACATCTCACACCCTTTTCAGCActccactgattttttttttattgtgtatCTCTAGAACCACCTGTACTCAACTTGCCCTTCCgtgttttcatttcctctgcaCCAGAAGCACGTACCATTTCATGCATCCTGACACTCAGAGGAGCTGGATTTGAGCACGGGCTGTACTTACCCACTTGCACATTGACTTCTAACGTACATTTAGCAAGAACTAACGCGCCCAGAGGCACAAGGGGCGAACCAGGAAGGTGTGACGAGGCTcgagagcagcagcaagacaaCCAGCCCTTCCGCGCCGTTCTGCTGCCGGTGCCAGCCCGGGGAGCCTCGAAGCGAAGCCTCCTCCTGAGAGCCGGGCACCGAGCGCCGCACCCGCCCGGTCACCGGAACGCGGCCGCCAGCGCCCGGGCAGGCGCCGAGAGCGCCGGGACCGGGACCCGGCCCGAGCAGCGGCCCAGGGCGTGCGGCCCAGGAACGGGCGGGCTCGGCCTCCCGCAACCCCACCCGCGGGCGGCGCCGGCCCAGGCGGGGGGCACCCAGCCACCGCCGAGCGCGCAGCAGGCCCCCTGCCCCTGGTTCCCGTCCGCGGGgtccccccggcccggcccgcacTCACATCCtgccggcggggcgggagcgcTGCCGGTCTCAGCCTCGGGCGCGG from Falco biarmicus isolate bFalBia1 chromosome 3, bFalBia1.pri, whole genome shotgun sequence carries:
- the VAMP3 gene encoding vesicle-associated membrane protein 3 isoform X1, whose amino-acid sequence is MSATIPGSSNVAAGGNRRLQQTQHQVDEVVDIMRVNVDKVLERDQKLSELDDRADALQAGASQFETSAAKLKRKYWWKNCKMWAILIAVVLIVIIIIIVWSVSS
- the VAMP3 gene encoding vesicle-associated membrane protein 3 isoform X2 — encoded protein: MSATIPGSSNVAAGGNRRLQQTQHQVDEVVDIMRVNVDKVLERDQKLSELDDRADALQAGASQFETSAAKLKRKYWWKNCKSGL